A single genomic interval of Luteolibacter arcticus harbors:
- a CDS encoding response regulator codes for MPISVAIVEDNVEIREMLTRTVERAASLTFLNSYPSGEEALEHLPTLKPDVVIMDIQLPGISGIECTVRLKAIAPEIQVLVFTVFGDADLVFKALEAGASGYMLKRTPRQEIVDAVKDVWFGGAPMSGEIARKVVESFRKPPKAKDADLEQLTNREEEVLALLAKGYITKEIADQMGISFDTVRFHLKHIYQKLHVRSRSEALIKYLK; via the coding sequence ATGCCCATCAGCGTCGCCATCGTCGAAGACAACGTCGAGATCCGCGAAATGCTCACGCGGACCGTCGAGCGCGCGGCCAGCCTGACCTTTCTCAACAGCTACCCGAGCGGTGAGGAGGCATTGGAGCACCTGCCCACGCTCAAGCCGGACGTGGTAATCATGGACATCCAGCTCCCTGGCATCAGCGGCATCGAGTGCACCGTGCGCTTGAAGGCCATCGCACCCGAAATCCAGGTGCTGGTGTTCACGGTCTTCGGCGACGCCGACCTGGTCTTCAAGGCACTGGAAGCCGGGGCCAGCGGCTACATGCTGAAACGCACGCCACGGCAGGAAATCGTCGATGCCGTGAAGGACGTCTGGTTCGGCGGAGCCCCGATGAGTGGTGAGATTGCCCGCAAGGTGGTCGAGTCCTTCCGCAAGCCGCCCAAGGCGAAGGACGCCGACCTTGAGCAACTCACCAACCGCGAGGAAGAAGTGTTGGCGCTGTTGGCCAAGGGCTACATCACGAAGGAGATCGCCGATCAGATGGGCATCAGCTTCGACACCGTGCGCTTCCACCTGAAGCACATCTACCAGAAGCTCCACGTCCGCTCGCGCAGCGAGGCGCTGATCAAGTATCTCAAGTAA
- a CDS encoding sensor histidine kinase translates to MPRLPQLILLLLAILCPAALAQDTGDMRFATRSWETDEGLPHNSVNAIYQRPDGFLWVATQGGLVRFDGIEFLPRRSPLLKSPRTSRVVELIDENPETLLIACDQSGLVRLTQDGFSVHPLSEKLGNAPRIIALFQEAADVFWVISEGRQVWRWDHGKVQHFPRLEATQILTPGSLAMDRSGTVFLARGSGLERFDGKSLLPVPEIPARAVTIAPCSTGGLWVASGDALWRWDSETPAQVAATTPWSSAPPAALLEDGEGAVWIATKSNGLFRCAGTTFQPIPTSHQRMASLCRDAEGNIWAGTTGGGLNLVQPARFQLLDASAGWAPAIEGGVCEGPPGRIWFANSVLGLRRVSDGKIQPPPDLPGWPAKAIAVFPDTMGRLWFGGHNRVGSVSSDLTLPPEWLDLPPLGRVHAIHVTRDGTVWTGGEGKLLASAQEGKVTLYNESHGYTGVQAQAICEDGSGAIWVGTEKGALFRGKDGRFTRQQLPGDLEGTGIRALVSDADGTLWVGTGGGGLLIGRDGRFALLNQEQGLPDEVVSQLLSDDYGALWFGTSRALFKVDKSELLDCADGKIDAVTPVKFGAADGLPGFSASANYQPSSWKTYDGRLFFVSRKGLVIADPARQTRTRKSPRVHIEKLLVDNKSVALDTARLPSAARKREFIFTAPTFISPEKVRFRYRLDPFESEWNDAGTQRTATYSQLKPGHYRFEVMATNGDLSWRSATATVPLEVVPAWWETWWARMLGLASGTTLLILAVRYWSHQRLQARLLELEATRRVDLERSRIARDLHDGLGASFTQIGMMAEELAEDVSEPEEMKSYSVRLASRVRGIARDLDAAVWTVSPQNDTLAALSSYICQYAIEYFRDSPLRCRVHVAPDIPGQPLSPDARHHLFLTAKEIMNNALKHSGASHLDLDIRVEDGCYRLGFRDDGHGLPEDAETSGRHGLHNIRERVMELGGSVEIQSSSQGTSITVIVPLSK, encoded by the coding sequence ATGCCCCGCCTTCCGCAACTGATCCTGCTGTTGCTGGCGATCCTCTGTCCCGCCGCGCTGGCGCAGGACACGGGCGACATGCGCTTCGCCACCCGCTCGTGGGAGACCGACGAGGGGCTGCCGCACAACAGCGTGAACGCGATCTATCAGCGGCCGGACGGCTTCCTATGGGTGGCCACCCAAGGGGGCTTGGTCCGCTTCGATGGCATCGAATTCCTCCCGCGCCGGTCACCGTTGCTGAAAAGCCCGCGGACCTCCCGGGTGGTGGAACTGATCGACGAGAATCCGGAAACGCTCTTGATCGCCTGCGACCAAAGCGGACTGGTGCGGCTGACCCAGGACGGCTTTTCGGTCCATCCCCTGAGTGAAAAGCTGGGGAACGCACCGCGCATCATCGCGCTGTTCCAAGAGGCCGCCGATGTCTTCTGGGTGATTTCGGAGGGCCGGCAGGTATGGCGATGGGACCACGGTAAGGTGCAGCATTTCCCGCGACTGGAAGCCACGCAGATCCTGACTCCCGGCTCGCTCGCGATGGATCGCTCGGGCACAGTCTTCCTCGCCCGCGGAAGCGGCTTGGAGCGCTTCGATGGAAAATCATTGCTGCCCGTTCCCGAAATTCCCGCGCGTGCAGTGACCATCGCCCCCTGCAGCACCGGCGGGCTGTGGGTGGCTTCGGGCGACGCGCTGTGGCGCTGGGACAGCGAAACGCCAGCGCAGGTCGCCGCGACCACGCCTTGGTCCTCTGCCCCTCCCGCGGCCCTCTTGGAAGACGGTGAGGGCGCGGTGTGGATCGCCACGAAGTCCAATGGCTTGTTCCGTTGCGCGGGAACGACCTTTCAACCCATTCCCACCTCGCACCAGCGGATGGCATCCCTCTGCCGGGATGCTGAGGGCAACATTTGGGCCGGGACCACCGGAGGCGGCCTGAATCTGGTGCAACCGGCGCGCTTCCAACTGCTCGACGCCAGTGCCGGCTGGGCGCCCGCCATCGAGGGCGGTGTCTGCGAAGGCCCTCCCGGCCGAATCTGGTTTGCCAATAGCGTGCTCGGTCTGCGGCGGGTGAGCGACGGCAAGATCCAGCCGCCGCCCGATCTTCCAGGCTGGCCGGCGAAGGCAATCGCCGTCTTTCCCGATACCATGGGGCGGCTGTGGTTCGGCGGGCACAACCGCGTCGGCTCGGTGTCGAGCGACCTGACCCTGCCGCCCGAATGGCTCGACCTGCCACCTCTGGGCCGGGTCCACGCCATTCATGTCACCCGCGACGGCACCGTGTGGACCGGCGGTGAAGGCAAGCTGTTGGCCAGCGCGCAGGAGGGCAAGGTGACCCTCTACAACGAGTCCCACGGATATACCGGCGTGCAGGCGCAGGCCATTTGTGAAGATGGCTCGGGCGCGATTTGGGTCGGGACGGAAAAGGGCGCGCTATTCCGGGGAAAAGACGGGCGTTTCACTCGCCAGCAACTCCCCGGCGATCTCGAAGGCACCGGCATTCGCGCCTTGGTCAGCGACGCGGACGGCACGCTCTGGGTAGGCACGGGCGGCGGTGGCCTGCTCATCGGACGCGACGGACGGTTTGCCCTGCTCAATCAGGAGCAAGGACTGCCGGACGAGGTCGTGTCACAATTGCTGTCGGACGACTACGGCGCGCTCTGGTTCGGCACCAGCCGCGCCTTGTTCAAGGTGGACAAGAGCGAACTGCTCGACTGCGCGGATGGAAAGATCGATGCCGTGACGCCGGTGAAATTCGGCGCGGCCGACGGGTTGCCAGGCTTCTCCGCCTCCGCGAACTACCAGCCCAGCTCATGGAAAACGTACGATGGCCGGCTGTTCTTCGTCTCCCGCAAGGGCCTGGTCATCGCTGATCCCGCCCGGCAGACGCGGACGCGCAAGAGCCCGCGGGTTCACATCGAAAAGCTGCTGGTCGACAACAAATCGGTCGCGCTCGACACCGCCCGGCTTCCCTCCGCCGCCCGCAAGCGGGAGTTCATCTTCACCGCGCCTACTTTCATCTCGCCGGAGAAAGTCCGCTTCCGCTATCGCCTCGATCCTTTCGAGAGTGAATGGAACGACGCCGGCACACAGCGCACCGCCACCTACTCCCAGCTCAAGCCCGGCCACTACCGCTTCGAGGTGATGGCGACGAATGGCGACCTTTCCTGGCGCTCTGCCACGGCGACGGTCCCGCTCGAGGTCGTCCCCGCCTGGTGGGAGACGTGGTGGGCACGTATGCTCGGCTTGGCCAGCGGCACCACGCTGCTCATCCTGGCGGTCCGCTACTGGTCGCACCAGCGGCTGCAGGCACGCCTGCTGGAACTGGAAGCGACCCGCCGGGTCGATCTCGAACGCTCGCGCATCGCCCGCGACTTGCACGATGGTCTCGGTGCCAGCTTCACGCAGATCGGCATGATGGCGGAGGAACTGGCGGAAGACGTCAGCGAACCGGAGGAGATGAAAAGCTACTCCGTCCGCCTCGCCAGCCGCGTGCGCGGGATCGCCCGCGACCTGGATGCCGCCGTGTGGACCGTCAGCCCGCAGAATGACACGCTGGCCGCGCTCTCCTCCTACATCTGCCAGTACGCCATCGAGTACTTCCGCGACTCACCCTTGCGCTGTCGCGTCCACGTGGCGCCAGACATTCCCGGTCAACCGCTCTCGCCGGATGCGCGGCACCACCTGTTCCTCACCGCCAAGGAGATCATGAACAACGCCCTGAAGCATTCCGGGGCAAGTCACCTCGACCTCGACATTCGCGTGGAAGACGGGTGCTACCGCCTTGGCTTCCGCGACGACGGGCACGGCCTGCCCGAAGATGCGGAGACCAGCGGCCGTCACGGGTTGCATAACATCCGCGAACGTGTCATGGAATTGGGAGGCTCGGTCGAAATCCAGAGCTCCAGCCAGGGCACCTCGATCACCGTCATCGTCCCGCTTTCAAAGTAA